The DNA sequence ATAACAAAACAATACGAATACGAGTCTGTATTTTAACGGAGGGCAATACAGAGAATGAGAATAAGTTAGGATGTAAAACAGATCAAACCCTTTCTCATTCTCGTATCTAAATTTTCTGCAATATATTGACTTCATTCTTTGCCATAATATTGTATGCCATCGTCATAAATGTTTCGAAATCAATGCACGAAGGAAACCGGTTAACCGAAACGAAGATGATTAAAAGTGAAAACTATTTTGCTCTTTGTCGACAGGCTACAAGTGGACGGACATTTTGTTCTCCTCAACATTATCTCTTCTCTCACCCTACATCCGATATCCATAATTTGGAATTTGGCTTCTGATGGTGACAAGGTAACTCGACTCGTTTTACTTTACTCGACACCGTgggtgtgtgtgagagagagagagagagagagagagagagagagagagagagagagagagagagagagagagagagagagagagagagagagagacagacagacagacagacagacagacagacagacagacagacagaggtagacagagagaaagagGTAGATAGAGGTAGGTAGAGAGAAAGAGGTAGACAGATAGTGACAGAGACAAGCTTAGCATGCATGTACTGTCAAACACCCTATAAGAGGAAGGTATCGTTTTTAACTCCGTTAGTATTTCATTACAGAGTCCGTGCAAGACTGTTAAGTTTCTATGGTACTTTGCACTACTGAGTAACTTTGCATGGATGATGAATTATTCTATCCATCAGTTCTTGAAGTTGAGGAAATTCATCATCAGAAAAATGTCATACAGGTATAGTATGCATGGTTTTAGTGGTTGATAGTCTGCCTTGGTTCATTCAAATCAAACGAATCTGTAGCTGCATAATAGTCACACAGTAGCATAAGAATGGAAATATTGAAGAAACCTGCGGTTGTCTGCGACggtttttaaataaattttgatgataaacTTCAAGTTCTGTTCATATTTACAGAATTGCTTATACCATCATCGGATGGGTGATCCCTTTTGCCATGGCTTTCGTCTCGTACAATGTCGAAACCATCTATGGAGCCGGCTGGAGGTACGTGAAAGTGACGGGTATTAGTACCATCAagttatttgaaaaataatggACATTGTCAAAACACTTTATCCTTTTAAGTTTAGTCAGCGTTGTTTTAATGTAAACTTTTAGTAGTTCTGTATTTATGGCAATTATGACAAGGCACGGACCTCTCTGTTTACTGACTAATTGTCTAACAAATAACCTATTCAGAAATCTCAGCTTTCTCCGGCTCACATAGATAGCAAAAGTTACAATGAAACTTGAAAATGTTGTTCCCACGCCACTGAAAGAGGTTTTCTCCAAACTCTACATAGATTCTTGTATTCCATTTAAGAGACTGTAATGAGCTGTTATTGCTTGCGTTGCGATTATTGTGAATTTGTACACGCAAAAATACAGGCCTTATGGTTGAGAATAGATgtgagctctctctctctctctctctctctctctaacaaAAGTTTATCTTTCATTCGTTTCAGTTGCATCGATAACCCAAATGGAGTTGAGCTGATTGTTCTTTGCACGATTGTCTCATGCTTTTCTCTGGTAAGTGTGCCTATCTACAGCATTGACCTCGATTTAAACGCTGCAGATGCAGAGTTTCGTCATTGAACgtgtaaaatgacaaaatgcacaGCCAACTAATTTGAAAGTATTTATAATCCAAATataaacttttgacatttaaccTCGGGGATAAATACTGTATTTTTGGCCAAACACATAATTATTCGTCATGTTTTCTATTTCTCTTCAAGGTTACTGTGGTTCTCTCTGTCAAATTGCATAAGTTATACTATGTGGTGTACGGTGATGAGGATACTGTTGAGAGCAAGCAAATCTGGTAGGTTTGGTTCTGTTAGTATTATTGGATAAGAAAGTGCAAAATTAATAGACTTTTTTCGACAGGGATGATTTAAATCACTGTTTTCTTCAAACACGGATGAATCAATGGTGTATACAAAATCCAACTACTCGACGATTTAACCGCGGAGTAAGTCACCTGATAAAATCTGGAAACTAAGTATTTTCACACACATTTCATGATATTTGCGGTTCCTCTTAAAATGCGCCGTATTCATTAAACTCACGTTGAGAAGCCGGATAGGCTGGTTCATCAACAGACAATTATTTCCATTCGTCACCGCGTTTTTAAAATTAACTTTATCGTAGGAAAACCATTGGTATGCTTCAATTGTAGTTCATATGTTTAAGTCGTGCAAATACACACAGTTCAGCGAAATTTTACATTTAGTTTTTCACCTCTGTCTAAAATATGTTTAAATTGACTCGTTTCTATCCCCAGGCATGAAATTTTAAGTTTGATGCTTGTTTCAGCAACTGTAACCATCACTTGGATATTCTGCTTGATATACGTCGCCAACGGAGACTTAACTATGGCATACTCTTGCGCCGGGGCTGTGTTTGTTGAGGTTGGAAATCCCACATTTCTATCGTTGTTTGGGTGAAACTGAATTACCGTTAAAATGAATATCGCTAACTTTATATGCTGTAGTCGAACGAGTGTTTGATTTGATGACTTTTTCAGCTATAGTAAATGGTGATTAACTCCCTTCTGTTGTGGACTCAatgatgataattatgatttttcttattttacaCTATTTCACTTAATTTATGGTAggatgcacctcgaaagtgcaaaacttaaactttcgctgaaactttccttaagAGTAAAATTTTTGGATTAACTTGTAAAGttgggtactagagaaacaaattaccgtaCACGTACCGATATTTGAGATTCAATGGCTggcatcactgtgttaactctaagggggaataaaaattttaaattttcaaaatactgagatggtcaattttttttaatccaagagctttaaaataaacccctcaagttgtagatcagaaatgagttataaaaatttgagtccCAAAATCTGTACATGATAAAGCACATTATACCTGAAAAGGACAGGCTGACTaagaaattaaattattttcattAGAACACTCCAAGAAAATGGAAACTTAATACCGCAGATGAAGCCTCAAATTACATGTAGGGAGTAAGTCTGTAACAATTTAATGAGCATTTCATCTGAATTTCGTAATAAAACAAAAGGTAAATCTTCATCGGAAACTAATAAACTGCATAAGATAATCACATAATGTAACTTTTTTTGAAAGAGGAGAAATTTGATTGCTTCCCAAACAAGTGGCCGGGTGCTGTATTCCAAATTCTCGCAGAACGAAGAGGGAACGACTTCCAGCTGaatattttttatataaaacagctgattgGAAGAATAAAGTACAATGCACTTCGGGAAGAGATTTTCTAACTATCAAATGTTTATTATACTTTTGGGTGTACCACCTGTTTTGGttgattttgaagctcatgtAATTAATAGTTTTCAGAGGTTTATTTTGTCtactttgaaaatttaattttccctcaTAGTACTCATATaggcatggtggccattttttatttcaaatctcCGCAAATTTACGTTAATTTGTTTCCATACAGTCAAAATTTGAACgatgaccccaatttttatccTAAATTTTGTAAGAGAACGGCTTAAGTTTTTGTTTGAGAGATTTAGTAAAAATTTTGATGCGTGTACTGCCTTGAAAATACCATGCTTAGAATCTGCCGGCTCACTATAGTGGGAAACAACTTCAATGTATAACAATATTGTATTTTGGTAATTTGGATCTTGGGAGCTATGGTCGGTACCAATTATAATTCATGTGTTTATTTCTTTTAGGGTTCTGTGGTGTATCTCAGCATGTGCGCGACAAACCGAGAAGTAAGTGTGGATTATCTCCTTGCATACTCAAGTCATTTTAATATTAATACATTCAAGGTTGTCTTATTAATAGACAAGCTCAGATGTATCAATAACTGAGTCTCATGTTACGTATTTTACACATTGTCTGTCTATATTTGTTTTCCTCTACATCTTATGATGTATTTGGCCTCATTTGGCGGGTTTCAAGTTTAACTTTACTCTCAAGTCTAACATTGTCCCTATTCTTCTGTCTAGCCGACACTTTGAGTCCCTAGCCCTCTCTCCGTATGTCAGTCTCAATTCAGATGTGTGTCTGCGTAAACATGCGTGTCTGTTCGTTCCTGTATCTTACCAAAGTTTCAGTGTACGAGTCTATGTGTCtgttcactggtagtttgtATCTCTCAACATGTCGGtaatatacattacgtttaacATATTACCCACCTTgatattaaaaatgaataaaccGCCATCAGCGTCATTGCTGCAATAAATTATTTCGAATCCTTGTCAAAGACAGACATAATCACGCGAATGACTTCAAGCAGCTGTTAACGCTTTTaaacaacaacatcatttgGAATATCCCCTTGTTTTTCAAACCCTAGCCACACAGTCAACCAAAAGCTGTGGTTGGTCAAAGGTCCCTCTGCTTTCTGACCATCACAGCGCAATCTTTAGTGTACACTTACATCAACGTGACCaccaaaatacatgtatctcgCCAGCTGTTGCAGGCAGCCCGGATTAATATCTGTGGCAGCGCCGAGGAGAAAGCGGCGCGGAAGGAGCTGCTGGGATATATCAACCAGTGTGATGAAGTGAAAGCGGACACTGACGTGGATAGTGGTGACAATAAAACTCTGAAAACTACTGACGTGAAACCTGTAGTCATCCACGGCGCATTCGGCGAGGTAGAGTATTCACATCAAACGATGTTTTTACATACTAGTCTTTGATCATTTTGCTGGCAAGAATAAACCTCGCGGAAAAGTATAAAGTACTGATCCTGAATCTTGTATATTATTATCATCACACCACTTTTGACTTCAACCTCTCCATTTTCAGACATGGTGACACTTCGATAATCCCTTCAttaattttcatgcaaattgCTTTTAAGTTGTCAAAGCTTTTATACATACCTCTTGGCATCTTATTGTGCTGTAACACGTTTTTTCTGGACAAGATTCATTAAGCCCTTCGCAAGTCTGAACAGTCATTCATTACTTACGATATCGAGGTAATTACAGTAGAATATAAACTGCCGGTTCTGAACCACATCCCTTTGTAAGCCTTCATTTCACCCAGGAGGCTCACAACACGCAACTCTCGCATGCCGCCAAAACACGAAACTCTCGCCAAAATGGGGAAGCAGTAGACTACCAGTTCTTGAATTATAGTGAGAACACCCTCACTTTTAGTCTGTGGGCCAACCCGGTctatcgtttcaaaaatgtttcataGTTGAGCGGGCATTTTTTAATCAGCTCAATTGAAAAATCCTTGCTTCAGAGCAGTAGGAAAATCCGTTTTCCATATGGTTTGCTGGAGCCGAGCgctaaatttgacaaaaaagtctttaaaaaacACCGAAGCAGATCCAAATAGAGCTAAATGGTCAGGAGCTGTGTTCGCAATAACAACATTCGTTCTTATTGGCGGATGCGGTAACGTTCCCTTTACATGGTCAAATCAAATAATGCGTCACATAGACGCACAAATGGCCACCCCTGTTGATATGCAGTGTGTATGCCACGTCGCAAAGACGAAAAGAAAGGAACATATTTGTTCCTTCACAGATAAATCTTGGGCAAAATTGCTTGAATGTACTGAGGTACGGAAGGATTCTTATAGTTTGGAGCAGGAAGTAGCGCTGTAGGTAAGCGCTGAATGCTGAGATTTGGCGGGCTTTCACCTTGTATGCTATCAGCATTTCACAGATAAACAAGGACTTACTCAGGCACAGAAACGCAAAGAGAAAGGTACTCTGCGAAAAACGATCAAATCAAGTGACCAGAGCTTGTTTTGCCTTACGTAATATCTGTTGACTTTTCGTCAGTAGGATGAATTTCACAATGATAGATCGTGACCGACTGTTAGCGCTACTCCCTCTAACTGGGATTCGGAACGCTTTTTTTCTATTCCATGATCACTTACTTTGAACTTATCCATTAGCAATTGTCGGGCAACCTCCATTGGTTTTTCGTTTCTTTCTTCTTTTACACCATGGGAATGGAGGGAGCAATTCTCTTTGTCAACATTGTGCTTGGGTACTCTCCTCCTGAGTgttttttaagttttctgtAAGTTGACAGACTTTCTGTTCGAGGGAGACGATTCTGGCTTTATTGTCATCGGCTTTAGTAGCAGCATAGTCACACGATTTCTCGAAGTTTATTTGCCTCTCTTCGAGTTTTGTTACTCAATCTTCGATATCTGGTAATATGAAGAGTTTGGTTTTGATCGAGGAGACATCTGTTTGCTGACTTTCCAGGCTTCTGTAGAGCATTTTCAAGGTGATTTTATCTGGAAAGGCTAAGCCCGTGTTCGTGTAGGGTGTCGGTTTGGTCTGAAGCAGTCCCAGTGAACGCTGTGATGCTTCTTTGCTTCCCAACACTGCCTGAGGGTGGTTGAATTTTCGGTCTGGGGGTGATTGGGTATTCACGGAGATTATGACTGCGTAATGGTACTCAGACTTTCTGAGATGAGCTGAAAACTGTGGCAGATTTTGAGAGCTGAAGGGTTGACGCACTTTCCTAGTTGTACATGGTCACGTGCTGGTCAACTGAAAGACTTACTTCGTGTAAAACTGACGGACGTACATAATGTACATAATGTTTTTCACTGAAAGTAAACCATCAAACATTGCCTCGCTCTTGCCTTGTAAAAAATACGTTTTTTGGTGAAAACAGCTTTTAGTgggtttttcaatgaaaaaaaacccgattgttttcattgtttccATTAATTGCATTGGTAAACTTTACAATCAATATCATAAATAGAATAACAACGAGTGTTGTAGAATCCACCTTGCTAGACTCCAGAAGGGGGTGGCACACAAGCCTGCCAGAAGTGCGGGGTGGGCATTCGGAACCAGCTTTCTCTGTGTACGGGGTGCGGGTATGACAGTGAAAAAGTGAAAGCTTGGCAGAGGAAATGAAGCAAGATGATGAGGCAGAGGAAACAGGATATGATAGTTTGGAAGAACGAGTTGCCATTGTGGCCGAGTTATGATGCTTCCTAGCCTTCAACTAAATTAGAATTTTatattatagaaaaaaaattcctaCTAAATTATATATTactcatacatatacacatcaaCCATGGCTGATAACATAGGACTTAGTCTGGGGGATGACCTTACCTTCCACCGCACACGTCATGCTGTTGAGAATTACCTGCGGAGACAGCAGATGGATGTTTCCAAAAGGCATCAACTTGGAGCTGACCCTAAGCCTTCTTAGATGGTGTACGACCCCAGATCAGCCAGAGACTCATTGAAGAGGTTCTGGACCTTGGGGTCTGAAGTTCCAGTTGGCGCTGAGTGTCCACCTTCGGCTAGACAAACAGGATGGTAACCAATGTCGCCCAGGGCCTGTGCTGTGCAACTGGCAAGAGATACTCCTTATGATGCCAGCTCAACTAGGTGTTACTGGCTTCGGGGTTAAGCTAGGGGCCATCCACCTTAGTGATTAGGGCCTTGAAGTCAGCCTAGTTCACAAAAGGCCAGGGAGCTGCTCGTGGTGGTTCTGGAAGGCGAGCCCGCCTTTGCCCTCTTCTGGCATCTTGCATTGACCCTCACTGCTCTCTTATCGATCCTCGGGCACGCTGGCTAGTGGGCCTCTAGCAGGTCCATGCCTGGTGTACCCATGGAGGCAGCGTACGCGGTGTCTGTTTTTTGACTGGTCATTCACGAGCTGGTTGAGATCCTCCACGAGGGTGTAGTGGGATTTTCCAGCCGCCTGAATGAACATAATGTTGATCCGGGTCATTTCCCTGttctgctcgctgatttggaagACAATGACAACACATTTATCCCAGCAGAAAACACTTATGGCTAGGCCTCCCTGTCTCAAACTTTACCAATCTGGGACAGAGGGTGGGGCATCGACCCTGCCGAAGGCTTTGTCCAGCCCGTCCTTGATGGGATACATCGATTGTCCTCATGATTATCTACAGGAAACAAAGCTGAGCGTAGCATCCAGCGAAGGCAGTTTTCATCTTTGTTCTTCATGTTAATGTTGGCCTTCTTGTTTCTGAGAGCTGCTGGTAGTGGGAGGCAAGAGCCGCCTATCAGGGGCTGATATTTAGCAATATCCAGCCAGAGGGTGGTAACTCTATTAACCACACAGCCGGAGCCCCTCTGTGTCAACTTTTCTAACATATTCAGGAGAGTGGGAAAGATGAAGTCTTGCGCCTCATCAATCTCCTTGGCCTGTAAGTTACCTCTTGCCTGTTGTGGAACATGGGCGTTTAGTGTTCTGGGTTAACATCTTGTTTGTCTAGCCTAAGGTGGACCCTCAGTGCCAACTGGAACTTCAGGCCCCCAGGACCAGAACCTCTTCAGTGAACCTCTGGCTGATCTGGGGTCGTACACCATCTAAGTAGGCTCGGGGTCAGGTCCGAGTCGATACCTTCCGGAAACATCCGTCTGCCGTCTCCACAGGTAGTTCTTAACTGCATGGCAAGTGTGATGGGAGGTAAGGTCATCCCCCAGACTAAGTCCTATGTCATCAGCCATAGTTGATTTGTATACGTATTAgtaatatataattttgttggaatttttttctctgatatgaaattcaaatttagTTGAAGTCATTAGCTTAAAGAGCTAGCTCAAAGGACTTTAGCTACCTAAAAACTAATTGACTTATATTTACCTACACTCAATATTTATATCTTCCATCATCAATAATTTCAGACGACAACTTCTAAATCGAGCCAGCTCCATTCACAGCAGACGACAGAGGACGATATCGAAGTCACTCAACTGTAAACCCACAATCCATCAATCCGtcaatgacatgaaaattaCTTTCACTTGATGTCGAGGAACACTCAGCAAATGCGCGGAAAAAGGCATCCAGCTAGTCACACAGCCACTGTTAATTTTCATGTTCAACTATTTGCAACAATGGAACGGCACAACACTTAGGAATGTAAAGAACGTACTTGATCATTGAAAAGATATCTAGATCTGGATCTTACAGCTTAGCTACTTGCTAGTCTACTACAAGATCAGTTAAAATTGCCATTGTTGGTTTATAAAAATCCAATTTTGGATAGTAGAGTTGCTCACCTTATCAATTGAAATGTTGCATATCCAATGATATCAGAATATACAGTAACAGTGTTGCTTTCTTGATTTAAAAATCCATTTTAccacatttttgtgtttttgaaatattaccaTATTCGGTACGGTAACGTAAAATACAACAAAACGTTCTTTTCGAATCGAAAAACCTATGAAAATGTTTGGCATTATTATACCTGATATGAATCACCAATTCTGGCTGACGCCATCGGTTTACGTGGGTGCGTCACGGGGTCAATCGGGTGAAGATCGTGTAAGTCGTCAAATTAGCACAATTGGACGAGACGCATTTGGCTGTGACGTTGACTGTGATAAATGAAACATATATGAACCCTAAATGTTTCCtgtattatgaaaataaaaatcgaGTCTGCTATATAATAacgaaataaatttttgaaaatggactGTCCTTGCATTCTCGGCAATTTCTCAGCCGCAATAGCACGATTTACCCTCTGACCTTTATGGAATTAGTGATTCGTGTATCTGAGTCGTGGTTACTATTTATAGACGTTTACCAGTCTTTGAAACCATATTTTCTGCAGTTTGTATTTCAATCGCTGTGTCTATATCATTTTCGTTACTATGTGCACCTAAGTTTGTACAGTTAATTAACAAGAATACGATTGACGCATGCGTGTTTGTGATATTCCGCACAGTTTTAAGAGTTAGAAATTAAATATAGGGCTTGTGAGCGTTGCTATAGTTCCCACAAACATGGTAACCAAAAACGGAGATTAAGATCTGGTGTCACACGGTACAATGACAAAAATGGGAGCATCACGGAGCCCAGATAGTTAGGTCATGTAATAATATCCATAAGTTCTCCAGTCTTACAATAAAAATCACGTACAACAGAAATACCTGTAGAAAAGGTGAGTGTCAAaagaattcaaaacaaaattcagcGTTAAGTCTTTAATTAGCGACCGCCATTTTACAGGACACTAATGACCATACGTTTTTCAGACATGACAATACGAGATATTAAAATTTTAGGATATTTTAGCGTTGGATTTCAGAAACTTGAGTGACATCCATGACAATTATTTGGaataatatacatttatttcaatttgaaaaaagtaCACATTTATagcaaaattttgcaatattttacattcgTCGTAGTATACATTCACTTTAACATTTGCACGGAGAGGCGGAGAGGGCAAGTCTATCCACCCTGAAATATTACTGTATACATCATATTTCTTCATTTGTTGGAGATTACCAAAAGAGCGACGTGTACAACAATAGGCTGTTGCCAAGGAAGTAGTGTAAATTTATGTTTGCCCTTTAATCAGCATATGAATTGTGTCAAATATACCTGTACAAGTAAGGACAACAGGCAAATTCGACAGCAGACTCACACGAAAAGAGACAGTTTGAAAGTGTTCAGTGTTCTTACAAAAGACGTGTCGGTCAATTTTACTTATTTAAAATGTGACGATATTAAAATAAGAAAACGCATTTCACTTAATGTGTCTCCGGGAAATTGATAAACTTGATTGGAATATCTCAACATTGGTTTTGCTTGCGGTGACCACACAAAATCCCATTCTCTGTAACGTTCATTCCATTTCTTGCAATGTGGCAACATCAGTATGAGCAAATGGATCAAGACAGATAAAGTACAATCTTTCCAGCTTAATTAATGTATGTAAATTTGAATTAAACTGAAACAtgttaaatataattttacctTTTGACATTACGATAACTTTCGTTGTACTGTATTAAGTGCACGGTTTTCTTCATGTTTTATATACACCTTCATATATACCTTCAATAAACACGTGTAACTGATGATACAATTCTAGTGTGACTAATATCTACTTCATATTTTCTCTATTATGACAAACaaaggggagagagagaggagagagagagagagagagagagagagagagagagagagagagagagagagagagagagagagagacagacagacagacagacagacagacagacagacagacagacagacagacagacagactgactccTAGACCACAGAAAGGTGGATTAGATGCTTGTTAGGTTAGAGGGTCTGTATTATAGGCGGGTGGAAGGATGGATACGCAGCACGTATCGTCGAGGTGATAGTGCATACGGCAAAGCGAACGGATGAATTGCCCGGGTGTTATCTGCAATTGGATGAGAAGAAATTGATTAAGTCAGTGGATAAACTGAGATAGCACCATAGCTCACTATCACCGGACTGTTATCATGGTGGACGGTCATCGCTTATCTCTGTCTTGTCTGACGTGACGTGGTTTTCATTGACATGTGAAATTGAACGCTATTTATCATTTAGCTTTTCgataaaaatgagcacagtgcaGTTTTTCAGCAGCTACCGATACTCTTGACACCGTAATCCTATTATTCTCAAATGTTTACGGCTTGTATCTcatgatgaaaagtaaaaaaagagCAAACatgatcaaacaaacaaacatcttATACATGAGTTCGATTCGTCCCTGTCAGCTATCGTGTGCAGATGTGTTCTCACTGATCTCTATGTGTAATTATTTCTTAAAGTAAACAGTCCAACAACTATTAAAAGAATGACAGACATGGAGCAAACAGATATTGACTGTAGTCGTGAAAAGGCATATTTACCATACAACAATTCTTAGTATTAACAATATGGGCAACGTTCTATTAATCTAACTGAGTTGAATCGATGAGCAAATTTAATTAATGTGTCGCTTTTTAAATTTGTACTTTTTTAACGGTCACAATTGTACTCCGTAACTGTCGCCTGGCAACGGCTGCTATGCCTCAAGCCATTGTGAAATGGTGCGCCATTTAAAgagaacttcaaaatgaaatcagcatgatttgaaataaaatatatgataataGTTGTTGATCAAGATCAACGTACAATCTGATGGTTCTTCGTATGCGCACACTTATAATTGTTGCCGATTATTTTTGGCATATTTGTGTTCTTTTGTCCGGTCAATTGTCCCATGTTACAGATAATGGTGATACATAGGCAACCTGGTGACGTCATTGTCATGGAAATATATAAGCACTGGGGTAAATTCACCGACGAAGCACCTGtttgtgtacacacatacagagagagagagagagagagagagagagggagaggaaAAGACGTTTTATCCGAAATAGGCATATGTGACCGTGATTAAATAATATAGCATATTTCTTGCTTTCTCCTAAGTTAGAAAGATCCCCGAACAGAAAAAGTAATAGCCGAAATTTTCTCTTGTAGATTCAAAATGACCATCAGACAAGTCACACGCGTTTTGTAGATTATGCAGTCGGAGGAGTGCCGGTCTTGTGATCAGAGCATTGTGTACAAGTATTGTTGAGAAGGGCACAATATT is a window from the Ptychodera flava strain L36383 chromosome 11, AS_Pfla_20210202, whole genome shotgun sequence genome containing:
- the LOC139143482 gene encoding adhesion G protein-coupled receptor L2-like, with protein sequence MQWNLYYPAKLFTTNKFYRTRCRSKQLFIMIPPKIIPSDFVESESNSRSWVKTITAIKKVTKVNTAVMSVNIYINNNSQLTYVEEPVSIEFTPIKLGYDARCSYMKHGDQTGVWSTEGCLTEHDQGSGKITCKCSRLTTFAVIMTLGKKPIPFPEEARDIIMQIACYLNVTLMLLSFCMVCTAGLQVDGHFVLLNIISSLTLHPISIIWNLASDGDKSPCKTVKFLWYFALLSNFAWMMNYSIHQFLKLRKFIIRKMSYRIAYTIIGWVIPFAMAFVSYNVETIYGAGWSCIDNPNGVELIVLCTIVSCFSLVTVVLSVKLHKLYYVVYGDEDTVESKQIWHEILSLMLVSATVTITWIFCLIYVANGDLTMAYSCAGAVFVEGSVVYLSMCATNRELLQAARINICGSAEEKAARKELLGYINQCDEVKADTDVDSGDNKTLKTTDVKPVVIHGAFGETTTSKSSQLHSQQTTEDDIEVTQL